In a genomic window of Virgibacillus sp. SK37:
- a CDS encoding YdhK family protein, which produces MRLKKVLMSLLLPFSLIALTACGQGNDESPSKESSDTEMNSETTEENNSDSHGEMNHSSSGEVPEDLNSTKNPTYEVGSKAKITTDHMPGMEGAEATIAGAYTTTVYTISYTPTTGGERVENHKWVIHEEIANAEEEPLEPGAEVTINASHMKGMDGATAKIDSAQETTVYMVDYVPTTGGEKVTNHKWVTESELAPIQ; this is translated from the coding sequence ATGAGATTAAAAAAAGTTTTAATGAGTCTTTTGTTGCCATTTTCCCTTATAGCGCTTACTGCTTGCGGACAAGGTAATGATGAATCTCCCTCAAAAGAATCATCCGATACGGAGATGAATTCAGAGACCACGGAAGAAAATAATTCCGACTCACATGGGGAGATGAATCACTCAAGTTCGGGTGAAGTTCCTGAAGATCTGAATAGTACCAAAAATCCGACCTATGAAGTTGGAAGTAAAGCGAAAATTACTACAGACCATATGCCAGGAATGGAAGGTGCAGAAGCAACGATTGCTGGGGCATATACAACAACGGTTTACACTATTTCTTACACCCCAACAACAGGTGGTGAGAGAGTAGAAAATCACAAATGGGTCATTCATGAGGAAATTGCAAACGCGGAAGAAGAACCACTGGAACCTGGAGCTGAGGTTACTATTAATGCCTCTCATATGAAAGGAATGGACGGTGCTACTGCTAAAATTGACTCTGCGCAAGAGACTACTGTATACATGGTAGATTATGTCCCAACAACCGGTGGCGAAAAGGTAACAAACCACAAATGGGTAACAGAAAGTGAATTAGCACCAATTCAATAA
- a CDS encoding putative glycoside hydrolase has protein sequence MRLGKHLTFVSAIFVCLMIPIVISADEAEVANLHKERQTSIKPIDVDKKMKRFTYDSGYEFEYPDAVRGIYVTGNSAGGSRFEKLVDLIENTDLNSMVIDIKEDHGNLTFKPEEGSPYEDIAKNFIDDPKKLMKTLEEKEIYPIARIVVFKDTVLAKKRPDLSFTKNGEVWTNGNGDAFVSPFQKEVWEYNIEIAKKAAEMGFQEIQFDYVRFPEGFEHRDEELNYSLGDYKDADMNNIKKRVEAVTDFVAYAREELSYYDVDVAVDIFGYAATLEETPGIGQNFSRISKNVDVISSMIYPSHWTSYFGIEKPDTEPYKLVSEYAKVENEVLGKLEDPPVSRPWIQDFEAPWLYSGTTKQYGKAEVEAQIKALYENDIHEFLLWNAGNSYTENVDYKVGLSK, from the coding sequence ATGCGATTAGGAAAACACCTAACCTTTGTCAGCGCTATCTTCGTGTGCTTAATGATACCAATCGTTATTAGCGCAGATGAGGCAGAAGTAGCAAACTTACATAAGGAAAGACAGACGAGCATTAAGCCAATTGATGTCGATAAAAAAATGAAGCGATTTACATATGATTCAGGCTATGAATTTGAGTATCCAGACGCAGTCAGAGGAATATATGTAACAGGAAACTCGGCTGGGGGCAGTCGGTTTGAGAAGCTTGTTGATTTAATAGAAAATACAGATTTGAATTCAATGGTTATTGATATTAAAGAAGATCACGGAAACCTTACTTTCAAGCCAGAAGAAGGCTCTCCGTATGAAGATATTGCGAAAAATTTTATTGATGATCCCAAAAAATTAATGAAAACCCTAGAGGAAAAAGAAATTTACCCAATCGCTCGAATTGTTGTATTTAAGGATACAGTATTGGCTAAAAAGCGACCTGATTTATCTTTTACCAAGAATGGTGAAGTATGGACGAATGGAAATGGAGATGCCTTCGTTAGCCCGTTTCAAAAAGAAGTTTGGGAGTATAACATAGAGATTGCAAAGAAAGCAGCAGAAATGGGCTTTCAAGAAATCCAGTTTGATTATGTCCGCTTCCCGGAAGGTTTCGAGCATAGAGACGAAGAGTTAAATTATTCTCTTGGCGACTATAAGGATGCAGATATGAACAACATAAAGAAACGAGTAGAAGCAGTTACTGACTTTGTAGCATATGCGAGGGAAGAGCTCTCTTATTATGATGTAGACGTAGCAGTAGATATTTTTGGATATGCAGCAACCTTAGAAGAGACACCTGGGATTGGTCAAAACTTCTCACGTATATCTAAAAATGTAGATGTTATTTCTTCCATGATTTATCCAAGTCATTGGACATCCTATTTTGGTATTGAGAAACCGGACACGGAGCCATATAAATTGGTGTCTGAGTATGCGAAGGTGGAAAATGAAGTTTTAGGTAAATTGGAAGACCCACCTGTTTCCCGTCCATGGATTCAAGATTTTGAAGCACCTTGGTTGTATAGTGGGACTACCAAACAATATGGAAAAGCAGAGGTTGAGGCTCAGATCAAGGCACTATATGAAAATGACATACACGAGTTTTTATTATGGAATGCAGGAAACTCATACACCGAAAATGTAGACTATAAAGTTGGATTATCAAAATAA
- a CDS encoding GNAT family N-acetyltransferase gives MNWYEKLNEYFPVEEMKSKEHMEMLLDEKGDVYYKDESPLHVMMYAEFETFIFIDYVWVSSKARGQGTGHKLIEKLKKKNKPIILEVEPVDYEDSDTEKRLHFYNREGFTHAQSIGYNRRSLATNEETPMEILYWSPNDDSEEVIFKQMKRMYEDIHTYKDKELYGKAYQSVDEVLVYDEDRDTADILGSLTSKEKV, from the coding sequence ATGAATTGGTATGAGAAATTGAACGAGTACTTTCCAGTGGAAGAAATGAAATCAAAAGAGCATATGGAGATGCTTTTAGATGAAAAGGGGGATGTATATTACAAAGACGAAAGTCCCCTGCATGTAATGATGTACGCTGAATTCGAAACATTTATTTTTATAGATTATGTATGGGTTTCTTCAAAAGCTCGTGGTCAAGGAACAGGTCATAAACTAATTGAAAAGCTTAAAAAGAAGAATAAGCCAATTATTTTGGAAGTGGAGCCGGTGGATTACGAGGATTCAGATACAGAAAAAAGATTACATTTTTATAATAGAGAAGGCTTTACCCACGCCCAATCAATTGGCTATAATCGACGCTCACTAGCGACGAATGAAGAAACCCCTATGGAAATTCTATATTGGTCACCAAATGATGACTCTGAAGAGGTTATCTTTAAGCAAATGAAGCGAATGTATGAAGATATTCATACGTATAAGGATAAAGAGCTGTACGGAAAGGCATATCAATCCGTAGACGAGGTACTTGTTTATGATGAGGATCGCGATACAGCGGATATTTTAGGAAGTTTAACCTCAAAAGAAAAAGTATAA
- the spxA gene encoding transcriptional regulator SpxA produces the protein MVTLYTSPSCTSCRKAKAWLEEHDIPFTERNIFSEPLSLDEIKEILRMTEDGTDEIISTRSKVFQKLDVNIEQLPMKDLFNLIQKNPGLLRRPIILDEKRLQVGYNEDEIRRFLPRTVRTFQLREAQRMVN, from the coding sequence ATGGTAACACTTTATACCTCACCAAGTTGTACATCTTGCAGAAAAGCAAAAGCATGGTTAGAAGAGCATGATATACCGTTCACTGAACGCAATATATTCTCTGAGCCATTATCACTGGATGAGATCAAAGAAATATTACGTATGACAGAAGATGGTACGGATGAGATCATATCCACACGCTCAAAGGTTTTTCAAAAATTGGATGTTAACATTGAGCAATTGCCAATGAAGGATCTATTCAATTTGATCCAAAAAAATCCTGGTCTGTTACGCAGACCAATCATACTAGATGAAAAACGTCTGCAAGTGGGCTATAACGAAGATGAGATTCGTCGATTTTTACCTAGAACGGTTCGTACGTTTCAATTACGTGAAGCACAACGTATGGTTAACTAA